A single genomic interval of Dehalococcoidales bacterium harbors:
- the hpt gene encoding hypoxanthine phosphoribosyltransferase: protein MNARPGPRVLFSRQEIAATVGKLAVELRNDYQNKNPLLIGVLKGSFVFMADLVRQLDFPVEVDFIRLSSYGGGKETSGKIKVLQSLRSRVKDREVLVIEDIVDSGLTIAFLLDFLRKKKPVSVRLCALMDKPSRRQAPVAIDYLGFTVPDKFLVGYGLDWDEKFRNLPDICVLEE from the coding sequence ATGAATGCTCGACCCGGTCCTCGTGTTCTTTTCTCCCGGCAGGAAATAGCTGCGACCGTCGGAAAACTGGCTGTTGAACTCAGGAATGACTATCAGAATAAGAACCCTCTCTTGATTGGTGTCCTCAAGGGCTCGTTTGTCTTTATGGCTGACCTGGTCCGGCAGCTTGATTTTCCCGTTGAGGTGGATTTCATCCGGTTGTCCAGTTATGGTGGCGGTAAAGAGACTTCGGGAAAGATCAAGGTATTGCAGAGTCTGCGTTCCCGGGTTAAAGACCGAGAGGTGCTGGTGATTGAGGATATTGTCGATAGCGGACTGACCATTGCTTTCCTGCTTGATTTTCTGCGGAAGAAAAAACCGGTTTCGGTAAGGCTCTGCGCGCTGATGGACAAACCCTCCCGCCGTCAGGCTCCGGTTGCTATCGATTATCTCGGCTTCACTGTTCCCGACAAGTTCCTGGTGGGCTACGGTCTGGACTGGGATGAGAAGTTCCGTAATCTGCCCGATATCTGTGTTCTGGAGGAGTAG
- a CDS encoding rhomboid family intramembrane serine protease: protein MSLRYRGRQGFQLGPIGFLIVINLILLIVTSIRPQFIFVLGLNPASFLERPWTIITSMFVHSGFGHIFANMLTLYFFGSYLLSLIGERKFFIIYFGGGILGGVLYILLAPPFSIAVGASGAVFAVGGALTVLRPKLTVFVFPIPVPLPLWMVVIGGFLIMSFSPLIAWQAHLGGLAFGLAAGYLFKKSRRFY from the coding sequence ATGAGTTTGAGGTATAGAGGTCGTCAGGGTTTCCAGTTAGGTCCCATCGGGTTCCTGATTGTGATCAACCTGATTCTGCTTATCGTTACTTCTATTAGACCCCAGTTTATCTTCGTGCTCGGCTTAAATCCGGCGAGTTTTCTGGAGAGACCCTGGACAATAATAACCAGTATGTTTGTCCACAGCGGCTTCGGGCACATCTTCGCCAATATGCTCACCCTTTACTTCTTCGGCAGTTACCTGCTCAGCCTGATTGGCGAGAGAAAATTCTTCATTATTTACTTTGGTGGGGGGATTCTGGGTGGTGTTTTGTATATACTGCTGGCACCTCCCTTCTCTATAGCAGTCGGCGCGTCGGGAGCGGTCTTTGCCGTGGGTGGAGCGTTGACCGTGTTGAGACCGAAGCTGACTGTCTTTGTCTTCCCGATACCGGTTCCCCTCCCCCTCTGGATGGTTGTCATCGGTGGTTTCCTGATAATGTCTTTCTCCCCGTTGATAGCCTGGCAGGCGCATCTTGGCGGACTGGCTTTCGGGCTGGCTGCCGGTTACCTTTTCAAAAAGAGCCGGCGTTTCTATTAG